One Paraburkholderia phytofirmans OLGA172 genomic window carries:
- the metK gene encoding methionine adenosyltransferase: MANDYLFTSESVSEGHPDKVADQISDAILDAILAQDKYSRVAAETLCNTGLVVLAGEITTTANVDYIQVARNTIKRIGYDNTEYGIDYRGCAVLVAYDKQSPDIAQGVDRAHDNNLDQGAGDQGLMFGYACEETPELMPLPIHLSHRLVERQANLRRDGRLPWLRPDAKSQVTVRYVDGKPHAIDTVVLSTQHSPDIDLDTLREAVIEEVIKPTLPADLIKGNIKFLVNPTGRFVIGGPQGDCGLTGRKIIVDTYGGAAPHGGGAFSGKDPSKVDRSAAYAGRYVAKNIVAAGLASRCLIQVSYAIGVAQPTSVMVNTFGTGRVSDATITKLVLEHFDLRPKGIIQMLDLLRPIYEKSAAYGHFGREEPEFTWEATDRAMALAEAAGTEPVAAIA, from the coding sequence GTGGCAAACGACTATCTCTTCACTTCCGAATCCGTCTCCGAAGGCCATCCCGACAAAGTCGCGGACCAGATTTCGGACGCCATCCTCGATGCCATCCTGGCCCAGGACAAATACTCGCGTGTTGCAGCCGAAACGCTGTGTAACACGGGTCTCGTCGTGCTGGCCGGGGAAATCACCACGACCGCGAACGTCGATTACATCCAGGTCGCACGCAACACGATCAAGCGCATCGGCTACGACAACACTGAGTACGGCATCGATTACCGCGGCTGCGCGGTGCTGGTGGCATACGACAAGCAATCGCCGGACATCGCCCAGGGTGTGGACCGTGCGCACGACAACAACCTCGATCAAGGCGCCGGCGACCAGGGCCTGATGTTCGGTTACGCGTGCGAAGAAACGCCGGAATTGATGCCGCTGCCGATCCACCTGTCGCACCGTCTGGTGGAGCGCCAGGCGAATCTGCGCCGCGACGGCCGTCTGCCGTGGCTGCGCCCGGATGCGAAGTCGCAGGTCACCGTGCGTTATGTCGACGGCAAGCCGCACGCGATCGACACGGTCGTGCTGTCCACGCAGCATTCGCCGGACATCGACCTGGACACGCTGCGCGAAGCCGTGATCGAAGAAGTCATCAAGCCGACGCTGCCGGCTGACCTGATCAAGGGCAACATCAAGTTCCTGGTGAACCCGACCGGCCGGTTCGTGATCGGCGGCCCGCAAGGCGATTGCGGTCTGACGGGCCGCAAGATCATCGTCGATACGTACGGCGGCGCAGCGCCGCACGGCGGCGGCGCGTTCTCGGGCAAGGATCCGTCGAAGGTCGACCGTTCGGCAGCTTATGCCGGCCGTTATGTCGCGAAGAACATCGTGGCTGCTGGTTTGGCGTCGCGCTGCCTGATTCAGGTGTCGTACGCGATCGGCGTTGCCCAGCCGACTTCGGTGATGGTCAACACGTTCGGCACGGGCCGTGTGTCGGATGCGACGATCACGAAGCTTGTGCTGGAGCATTTCGACCTGCGTCCGAAGGGCATCATCCAGATGCTCGACCTGCTGCGCCCGATCTACGAGAAGAGCGCGGCCTACGGTCACTTCGGCCGCGAAGAGCCGGAATTCACGTGGGAAGCCACGGACAGGGCTATGGCGCTCGCCGAAGCAGCCGGCACCGAACCGGTCGCTGCGATCGCCTGA
- a CDS encoding lipid A biosynthesis lauroyl acyltransferase, producing the protein MLSRYGAMLAIGLLKLFALLPYGFVARVGDGLGWLLYQIPSRRKRIVHINLKLCFPEWNDERRDEVAQKHFRHAIRSYVERSVQWFGSAEKLEKLIQLDSEIDLTDPNLPPTLFLGFHFVGIEAGSIFLNYSLKRQCGSLYQPMSNPELEEVAKAARARFGADMASRADSARIVLRWLRDRKPVMLGADMDYGARNSTFAPFFGVPACTLTAVGRLAKVGHAQVVPFIGEVLPNYKGYRLKVFKPWENYPTGDDDADARRMNIFLEEQIPLIPEQYYWVHKRFKTRPPGEPSVY; encoded by the coding sequence ATGCTGAGCCGCTATGGCGCGATGCTCGCAATCGGGCTGCTGAAATTGTTTGCACTGTTGCCATATGGTTTCGTCGCCCGCGTGGGCGACGGACTCGGCTGGCTGCTGTACCAGATCCCGAGCCGGCGCAAGCGCATTGTTCATATCAATCTGAAACTGTGCTTCCCCGAATGGAATGACGAGCGCCGCGACGAAGTCGCCCAGAAGCACTTCCGGCATGCGATCCGAAGTTATGTCGAACGCAGCGTGCAATGGTTCGGCTCGGCGGAAAAGCTCGAAAAGCTGATCCAGCTCGACAGCGAAATCGACCTCACCGACCCGAATCTACCGCCTACGCTGTTCCTCGGCTTTCACTTCGTCGGTATCGAGGCGGGCTCGATCTTTCTGAATTACTCGCTCAAGCGCCAATGCGGCTCGCTGTATCAGCCGATGTCGAACCCGGAGCTCGAAGAAGTCGCCAAAGCGGCACGCGCGCGCTTTGGTGCCGACATGGCGAGCCGTGCCGACAGTGCGCGCATCGTGCTGCGCTGGCTGCGCGACCGCAAGCCGGTGATGCTCGGCGCGGATATGGACTACGGCGCACGCAATTCGACATTCGCGCCGTTCTTCGGCGTGCCCGCCTGCACGCTGACCGCGGTCGGCCGTCTGGCCAAGGTCGGACATGCGCAGGTGGTGCCGTTCATCGGCGAGGTACTGCCGAACTACAAGGGTTATCGGCTGAAGGTGTTCAAGCCGTGGGAAAACTACCCCACCGGCGACGACGACGCCGACGCGCGCCGCATGAACATCTTCCTCGAAGAGCAGATTCCGTTGATCCCCGAGCAGTACTACTGGGTGCACAAGCGCTTCAAGACCCGGCCGCCGGGCGAGCCGAGCGTCTACTGA
- a CDS encoding class I SAM-dependent rRNA methyltransferase has translation MNTVTLKPSKEKSLLRRHPWVYANAIDRVDGNPAPGATVLVRAHDGRFLARAAYSPHSQIRARVWSFDEAEPIDHAFFKRRVQRALAHRQTMVHNTGAVRLIFGEADGLPGLIVDHYVAEDEGQRSQLVCQFMATGVEAWKEAIVAALTDATGCPNVYERSDVSIRQKEGLEQITGVLAGEAPSEALIASENGVRYHVDVRNGHKTGFYVDQRDNRLLVQELAKDRDVLNCFCYTGGFSLAALKGGAKRVVSIDSSGDALAIAQQNVAANGFDAERATWLDADAFKTLRRLYDEGERFDLIVLDPPKFAPSREHVDRASRAYKDINLTGLKLLRPGGLLFTYSCSGAIDSELFQKIVSGAAADARVDARILKRLGAGVDHPLLTAFPEGEYLKGLLLQIA, from the coding sequence ATGAATACCGTTACGCTCAAACCGTCGAAAGAAAAATCGCTGCTGCGCCGCCATCCGTGGGTCTATGCCAACGCGATCGATCGCGTCGACGGCAATCCCGCTCCCGGAGCGACCGTGCTGGTGCGCGCGCACGACGGCCGCTTCCTCGCGCGTGCAGCCTACAGCCCGCATTCGCAGATTCGCGCCCGCGTGTGGAGCTTCGACGAAGCCGAACCGATCGATCATGCATTCTTCAAGCGCCGCGTGCAGCGCGCGCTCGCGCATCGTCAAACGATGGTGCACAACACGGGTGCCGTACGGCTGATTTTCGGCGAAGCGGACGGCCTGCCCGGCCTGATCGTCGATCATTACGTGGCCGAAGACGAAGGCCAGCGCAGCCAGCTGGTATGCCAGTTCATGGCGACCGGCGTCGAAGCATGGAAGGAAGCGATCGTCGCCGCGCTGACCGACGCGACCGGCTGCCCGAACGTCTACGAGCGCTCGGACGTGTCGATCCGCCAGAAGGAAGGGCTTGAGCAGATCACCGGCGTGCTGGCGGGTGAAGCTCCGTCGGAAGCGCTGATTGCGAGCGAAAATGGCGTGCGTTACCACGTCGACGTGCGCAACGGCCACAAGACAGGCTTCTACGTCGACCAACGCGACAACCGCCTGCTGGTGCAGGAACTTGCGAAAGATCGCGACGTGCTGAACTGCTTCTGCTACACCGGCGGTTTTTCGCTGGCGGCATTGAAAGGCGGGGCGAAGCGCGTGGTATCGATCGATTCGTCGGGCGACGCGCTCGCGATCGCGCAACAGAACGTGGCCGCCAACGGTTTCGACGCCGAGCGCGCCACCTGGCTCGACGCCGACGCGTTCAAAACGCTGCGCCGCCTCTACGACGAAGGCGAGCGTTTCGACCTGATCGTGCTCGACCCGCCGAAATTCGCGCCCTCGCGCGAACACGTGGACCGCGCCTCGCGCGCCTATAAGGACATCAACCTGACCGGCCTGAAGCTGCTGCGCCCGGGCGGCCTGCTGTTCACCTATTCATGCTCCGGCGCGATCGACTCGGAGTTGTTCCAGAAGATCGTCTCCGGCGCGGCGGCCGATGCACGCGTCGATGCACGGATTCTCAAGCGCCTTGGCGCTGGAGTCGACCACCCGTTGCTCACCGCATTCCCGGAAGGCGAATATCTGAAAGGCCTGCTGTTGCAAATTGCCTGA
- a CDS encoding DUF484 family protein — MNDREVAEYLLANPEFFAEHAEMLATIRLANPHGKAAVSLQERQMEMLRDKNKHLERRLAELLRYGHENDSIASKFNRWTIRVMAERDPYALPRTISNGLRDIFDVPQAALRVWDVSEPYAQAEFARHVGEEVRIFANSLTTPYCGANTGFEAAQWLAPAVSAVSDGASAGGASESAHATESIALLALRDPEGKEEAPTFGLLVMGSADARRFHDGMATDFLTQIGALASAALSRLLPR; from the coding sequence ATGAACGATCGCGAAGTCGCCGAATATCTGCTCGCCAACCCCGAATTCTTCGCCGAACACGCGGAAATGCTCGCGACGATCCGGCTTGCGAACCCGCACGGCAAAGCCGCGGTGTCGCTGCAGGAACGGCAAATGGAAATGCTGCGCGACAAGAACAAGCATCTCGAACGGCGCCTGGCCGAGCTGCTGCGCTACGGTCACGAAAACGACAGCATTGCCTCGAAATTCAATCGCTGGACCATCCGCGTGATGGCCGAGCGCGATCCGTACGCGCTGCCGCGCACGATCTCCAACGGCTTGCGCGATATTTTCGATGTGCCGCAAGCCGCGCTGCGCGTATGGGACGTCTCCGAGCCGTATGCACAGGCCGAGTTCGCGCGCCATGTCGGCGAAGAAGTGCGAATCTTCGCGAACAGCCTCACCACGCCGTACTGTGGCGCGAACACCGGCTTCGAAGCAGCGCAGTGGCTGGCGCCGGCGGTGTCGGCGGTGAGCGACGGCGCGTCAGCGGGCGGTGCGAGTGAGTCCGCACACGCTACCGAGTCGATTGCGCTGCTCGCGCTGCGCGACCCCGAAGGCAAGGAAGAAGCGCCCACCTTCGGCCTGCTGGTCATGGGTTCGGCGGACGCACGCCGCTTCCACGACGGCATGGCCACCGATTTCCTGACGCAGATCGGCGCGTTGGCCAGCGCGGCGCTGAGCCGTCTGCTGCCGCGCTAA
- the xerC gene encoding tyrosine recombinase XerC, giving the protein MTAADPIAAYLSNLEHERRLSAHTLRGYTHELDELKLLAKGRPLESLTAVDIRGAVSRAHAGGLTARSISHRLSCWRAFYRWLAGRVDLPANPVAAVRAPKQAKSLPKALSVDDATRLMESPPAATPEGLRDHAMLELFYSSGLRLAELVGLDARFADADGYRSAGWLKLDSAEVEVLGKGDRRRIVPVGSKAIDALNAWLAVREQMVKHDPHPLFLSTRGNRLSPNVVRERVKRAALVAGIPANVHPHVLRHSFATHVLQSSGDLRAVQELLGHASITATQVYTALDFQHLAHVYDQAHPRAKKRD; this is encoded by the coding sequence GTGACCGCCGCCGACCCGATCGCCGCCTATCTGTCGAATCTCGAACATGAGCGGCGACTATCGGCGCATACGCTGCGCGGCTACACCCACGAACTCGACGAGCTCAAGCTGCTGGCCAAAGGTCGGCCGCTTGAAAGCCTCACCGCTGTCGATATTCGCGGCGCGGTTTCGCGGGCGCATGCCGGCGGCCTGACGGCGCGCTCGATCAGTCATCGGCTGTCGTGCTGGCGGGCGTTCTACCGCTGGCTCGCGGGCCGCGTCGATCTGCCGGCCAACCCGGTCGCCGCCGTGCGGGCGCCGAAACAGGCCAAATCACTACCCAAAGCGCTTTCCGTCGACGACGCCACGCGCCTGATGGAGAGCCCGCCCGCCGCGACGCCCGAAGGTCTGCGCGACCACGCGATGCTCGAGCTGTTCTACTCGTCGGGCCTGCGTCTGGCCGAACTGGTCGGCCTCGACGCCCGTTTTGCCGACGCCGACGGCTACCGCTCCGCGGGCTGGCTCAAACTCGACTCCGCCGAGGTCGAAGTGCTTGGCAAGGGCGACCGGCGTCGCATCGTGCCGGTCGGCAGCAAAGCTATCGACGCCTTGAACGCGTGGCTCGCGGTGCGCGAGCAGATGGTGAAACACGATCCGCATCCGCTGTTTCTTTCGACGCGCGGCAATCGGCTGTCGCCGAATGTCGTGCGTGAGCGTGTGAAGCGCGCGGCGCTGGTCGCCGGCATTCCCGCCAACGTCCATCCGCACGTGCTGCGGCATTCGTTCGCCACGCACGTGCTGCAGTCGAGCGGCGATCTGCGGGCCGTGCAGGAACTGCTCGGGCACGCCAGCATCACCGCCACCCAGGTCTACACCGCGCTCGATTTCCAGCATCTTGCGCACGTCTACGATCAGGCGCATCCGCGCGCCAAAAAACGCGACTGA
- the dapF gene encoding diaminopimelate epimerase: MKLKFTKMHGAGNDFVVLDGYTQPVNLTPAQVRALADRHFGVGADQLLLVEKPTVDGVDFRYRIFNCDGGEVEHCGNGARCFVKFVRDSGLTDKRSVRVQVQNGTILLTMQENGEVLVDMGAPVFEPERVPFATKGLEGRREGTDTLWPLDVNGVTRWISVVSMGNPHAVQVVEDVEDFPVLVEGPVIERHARFPQRVNAGFMQIVGRSEIKLRVYERGAGETLACGTGACAAVAAGIRRGLLDAPVLVHTHGGKLTITWDSTQEGAPLLMAGPAATVFEGEIELAD, encoded by the coding sequence ATGAAACTGAAATTCACCAAAATGCACGGCGCGGGTAACGACTTCGTCGTGCTCGACGGCTACACCCAACCGGTCAACCTGACGCCGGCGCAGGTGCGCGCGCTCGCGGACCGGCATTTCGGCGTCGGCGCCGACCAGTTGCTGCTGGTCGAGAAGCCCACCGTAGACGGCGTCGATTTCAGATACCGCATCTTCAATTGCGACGGCGGCGAGGTCGAGCACTGCGGCAACGGCGCGCGCTGCTTCGTCAAGTTCGTGCGCGACAGCGGCCTGACCGACAAGCGCAGCGTGCGCGTGCAGGTGCAGAACGGCACCATTCTGCTGACCATGCAGGAAAACGGCGAAGTGCTGGTCGACATGGGCGCGCCCGTGTTCGAACCGGAGCGCGTACCGTTCGCCACCAAAGGCCTCGAAGGCCGCCGCGAGGGCACGGACACGCTCTGGCCGCTCGACGTGAACGGCGTGACGCGCTGGATTTCGGTAGTGTCCATGGGCAATCCGCACGCCGTGCAAGTGGTCGAGGACGTCGAAGATTTCCCGGTACTCGTCGAAGGCCCGGTGATCGAACGGCATGCACGCTTTCCGCAACGGGTGAACGCGGGCTTCATGCAGATCGTCGGCCGTAGCGAGATCAAGCTGCGGGTCTACGAACGCGGCGCCGGTGAAACGCTGGCGTGCGGCACGGGCGCGTGTGCGGCAGTCGCTGCCGGCATTCGCCGCGGGCTGCTGGATGCGCCCGTGCTGGTGCACACGCACGGCGGCAAGCTGACCATCACGTGGGACAGCACGCAAGAAGGTGCGCCACTGCTCATGGCCGGCCCTGCGGCAACCGTCTTCGAAGGCGAGATCGAACTGGCCGACTGA
- a CDS encoding CobW family GTP-binding protein, with amino-acid sequence MIPVTILTGFLGSGKTTLLKRILNEKHGMKIAVIENEFGEENIDNEILVQDTSEQIIQMSNGCICCTIRGDLSRVLGDLAAKKQSGELDFDRVVIETTGLANPGPVAQTFFMDDQIANEFLLDAIITLVDAKHANHQLDEHEVVQRQVGFADRLFITKADLVDEQHVDDLRHRLLHMNPRAAIKFVNFGEADIKEIFDLRGFNLNSKLEIDPDFLAEDEHAHSHAHAHDEHGHTHADHDGHDHENCDHDHGKCDHEGHDHAHHHHAHHDDKIKSFVYRSDRPFDPNKLEDFLGGILQIYGERLLRYKGVLYMKGVDRKVVFQGVHQMMGSDLAAKWQPIEKKTNKMVFIGIELPQDLITDGLDACLA; translated from the coding sequence ATGATCCCAGTCACCATCCTGACCGGCTTTCTCGGCAGCGGCAAAACCACCCTGCTCAAGCGCATCCTGAACGAAAAGCACGGCATGAAGATCGCCGTGATCGAGAACGAGTTCGGCGAAGAGAACATCGATAACGAAATCCTCGTGCAGGACACGAGCGAGCAGATCATCCAGATGAGCAACGGCTGCATCTGCTGCACGATCCGCGGCGACCTGTCGCGCGTGCTGGGCGATCTGGCGGCGAAGAAGCAGTCCGGCGAACTGGATTTCGACCGGGTCGTGATCGAAACCACCGGTCTCGCCAATCCAGGCCCGGTCGCGCAGACGTTCTTCATGGACGACCAGATCGCCAACGAATTCCTGCTCGACGCAATCATCACACTGGTCGACGCGAAGCACGCGAACCATCAACTGGACGAGCATGAAGTGGTGCAGCGTCAGGTCGGCTTCGCCGATCGCCTGTTCATCACCAAGGCCGACCTGGTCGATGAACAGCATGTGGACGATCTGCGCCATCGCCTGTTGCACATGAATCCGCGGGCGGCGATCAAGTTCGTCAATTTCGGCGAAGCGGACATCAAGGAAATCTTCGACTTGCGCGGCTTCAACCTCAATTCGAAGCTCGAAATCGACCCGGACTTCCTCGCTGAAGACGAACACGCGCACAGCCACGCTCACGCGCATGACGAGCACGGCCACACCCATGCCGACCACGACGGTCACGATCACGAAAACTGCGATCACGACCACGGCAAGTGCGACCACGAAGGCCACGACCACGCGCATCACCATCACGCGCACCACGACGACAAGATCAAATCGTTCGTCTACCGCAGTGACCGCCCGTTCGATCCGAACAAACTCGAGGACTTCCTTGGCGGCATTTTGCAGATCTATGGCGAGCGCCTGTTGCGCTATAAGGGCGTGCTGTATATGAAGGGCGTCGACCGCAAGGTGGTGTTCCAGGGCGTCCACCAGATGATGGGCAGCGACCTCGCCGCGAAATGGCAGCCGATCGAGAAGAAGACCAACAAGATGGTGTTCATCGGCATCGAACTGCCGCAAGACCTGATCACCGACGGCCTGGACGCCTGCCTGGCGTAA